The following coding sequences lie in one Deltaproteobacteria bacterium genomic window:
- a CDS encoding response regulator — protein sequence MSIKEAVILNCPRCGTKVRLWVPEETLSKWTAGEEIACIKCTKRFLIRVDGEGEVHVLALQKMPANVEPAAPAPAPRPAAAAAPKPAMAAPRPAAPAPPKPAAPKPVAAPAPKPAPQRPAVVTTARPVTASKTVAAPVNAKQNAVKEAEMNEAAAKEALLVAQQAALAAKQAAAAAKEALAKQTAAREAAAAAAAPKPVTPQKPKYTGPMHNILFVDNDALITARVQNTIKAENINLTIAKNFDDAIELAKRKQYDLIISDLYLQNIPGADGESLLKRIMAFSGKATPAIMTSEKQLYDDIIADRRWFDLKVKGFVEKASQTWSDDLKARIREVLGVSI from the coding sequence ATGAGCATAAAAGAAGCCGTCATACTTAACTGCCCAAGATGCGGCACCAAGGTGCGCCTATGGGTGCCCGAGGAAACGCTTTCCAAGTGGACAGCAGGCGAGGAAATCGCCTGCATCAAATGCACGAAGCGCTTTCTTATACGCGTTGATGGCGAGGGAGAGGTGCACGTGCTGGCGCTGCAAAAGATGCCGGCAAACGTCGAGCCTGCGGCCCCCGCGCCTGCGCCAAGACCTGCGGCAGCCGCGGCCCCAAAACCTGCTATGGCTGCGCCAAGACCTGCAGCGCCTGCGCCTCCAAAGCCTGCTGCCCCGAAACCAGTGGCGGCCCCTGCGCCCAAACCCGCGCCTCAAAGACCTGCCGTAGTAACAACGGCACGCCCGGTTACCGCAAGTAAAACAGTTGCAGCGCCTGTCAACGCAAAACAAAACGCGGTAAAAGAGGCCGAGATGAACGAGGCCGCGGCAAAAGAGGCCCTTCTTGTAGCGCAACAGGCCGCCCTTGCAGCAAAACAGGCAGCAGCTGCGGCAAAAGAAGCTCTTGCAAAACAGACCGCCGCAAGAGAAGCTGCTGCCGCAGCTGCTGCGCCAAAGCCGGTCACGCCGCAAAAACCCAAATACACCGGCCCCATGCACAACATTCTTTTCGTCGACAACGACGCCCTGATTACAGCCCGGGTGCAAAACACAATCAAGGCCGAGAACATAAACCTTACGATAGCCAAAAACTTCGACGATGCAATAGAGCTCGCGAAGAGAAAACAGTACGACCTGATAATATCCGACCTCTATTTGCAAAACATCCCGGGCGCGGACGGAGAATCGCTTCTAAAACGCATCATGGCATTTAGCGGCAAGGCCACCCCGGCAATAATGACTTCCGAGAAGCAGCTCTACGACGACATCATCGCTGACCGCAGGTGGTTCGATCTGAAGGTAAAGGGGTTTGTTGAAAAAGCCAGCCAGACATGGAGCGACGACCTGAAGGCCAGAATAAGAGAAGTCCTCGGCGTAAGCATCTAG